In Marivivens aquimaris, one genomic interval encodes:
- a CDS encoding LysE family translocator — protein sequence MTITAHDLLLYAGALFVLFMTPGPVWVALTARAMSGGFRAAWPLAMGVVIGDMLWPFLAILGVTWIVSVFAGFMEFLRWVACLTFVVMGVLLIRSADKTIASDSRLTRPGMWAGFLAGLAVILGNPKAILFYMGMMPGFFDLTTLRWPDMVAIALLSAIVPLTGNLILSVFIGKARALLTSPTALRRTNITAGVLLIGVGVLIPFI from the coding sequence GTGACAATCACGGCCCACGACCTGCTGCTCTACGCAGGTGCTCTCTTCGTGCTGTTCATGACACCCGGCCCCGTGTGGGTTGCCCTGACCGCCCGCGCGATGTCGGGCGGTTTTCGTGCGGCTTGGCCTTTGGCGATGGGTGTCGTGATCGGCGATATGCTTTGGCCGTTCCTCGCCATTCTGGGCGTGACATGGATCGTGTCGGTCTTCGCGGGCTTTATGGAGTTCCTGCGCTGGGTCGCCTGCCTGACCTTCGTCGTCATGGGCGTTCTTCTGATCCGAAGTGCGGACAAAACCATCGCCTCCGACAGCCGTCTGACACGCCCCGGTATGTGGGCGGGATTTCTGGCCGGACTGGCCGTGATCCTCGGTAATCCCAAGGCGATCCTGTTCTACATGGGCATGATGCCGGGGTTCTTTGATCTGACCACTTTGCGCTGGCCCGACATGGTCGCTATCGCGCTTTTGTCGGCGATTGTCCCGTTAACGGGGAACCTCATTCTCAGCGTTTTCATAGGCAAGGCGAGGGCGCTTCTGACCTCTCCGACGGCGCTGCGCCGGACCAATATCACGGCGGGTGTCCTGCTGATCGGCGTCGGGGTGCTTATCCCCTTTATTTAA
- a CDS encoding VOC family protein, with amino-acid sequence MTPQRVTLITLGVNDLDTSKAFYEKLGWTPAQEQENVAFYQMNGMALGLFPTVELAKDQNRSETSLGTGAITLAQNFASEAEVDEAFTKAIEAGAKELKKPEKVFWGGYSGYYADIDGHVWEVAHNPFWELGEDGSLTL; translated from the coding sequence ATGACACCGCAACGTGTGACGCTGATTACGCTCGGCGTGAACGACCTCGACACCTCGAAAGCGTTCTATGAAAAGCTCGGATGGACCCCTGCGCAGGAGCAGGAAAACGTTGCTTTCTACCAGATGAACGGCATGGCGCTTGGCCTTTTCCCGACGGTGGAGCTTGCCAAGGATCAGAACCGGTCCGAGACTTCGCTGGGCACCGGTGCGATCACACTGGCGCAGAACTTTGCCTCCGAAGCCGAAGTGGATGAGGCATTTACCAAGGCCATCGAAGCTGGTGCCAAAGAGCTCAAAAAACCCGAGAAAGTCTTCTGGGGTGGATATTCGGGCTATTACGCCGACATCGACGGTCACGTCTGGGAAGTCGCCCACAACCCGTTCTGGGAACTTGGCGAAGACGGAAGCCTCACCCTGTGA
- the recF gene encoding DNA replication/repair protein RecF (All proteins in this family for which functions are known are DNA-binding proteins that assist the filamentation of RecA onto DNA for the initiation of recombination or recombinational repair.) translates to MSGLSVESLKLSHFRSHRRAEMAFDGRPVAIYGPNGAGKTNILEAVSMLSPGRGLRRAAAEDMVRRPEGLGWKVAAELSASGKLHEIDTWVEGGTSRQLRIDGKTAPQVALGRIARVLWLVPSMDRLWIEGAEGRRRFLDRTTLSFEPNHAEVVLTYEKAMRERNRLLKDMVRDAHWYAALEMQMAQAGAVITANRQRAISELIDAQQAAETAFPVADLVLIQSDGTPVGEDDLRQAFADNRQRDMAAGRTLIGPHRSDLGATFAAKGVPAADCSTGEQKALLISLILANGRALAFELDVPPILLLDEVAAHLDAGRRAALYDEIAALGAQAFMTGTGPELFAELENRAQYVEVTEESGTSITTQKDHP, encoded by the coding sequence ATGAGCGGCCTTTCTGTTGAATCCCTGAAGCTGTCGCACTTCCGCTCGCATCGCCGTGCCGAGATGGCGTTCGACGGTCGTCCCGTGGCGATCTACGGGCCCAATGGCGCGGGCAAGACCAACATCCTCGAAGCGGTGTCCATGCTGTCCCCCGGTCGCGGTCTGCGGCGCGCGGCGGCAGAGGATATGGTGCGCCGTCCCGAGGGGCTGGGGTGGAAGGTCGCCGCGGAGCTGAGCGCGAGCGGCAAGCTGCACGAGATCGATACGTGGGTCGAGGGCGGCACCAGCCGTCAGCTCAGGATCGACGGGAAAACCGCGCCGCAGGTGGCTTTGGGGCGGATTGCGCGTGTTTTGTGGCTCGTGCCGTCGATGGACCGCCTTTGGATTGAAGGAGCGGAGGGGCGGCGGCGGTTCCTTGACCGCACCACGCTGAGCTTCGAGCCGAACCACGCCGAGGTCGTCCTGACCTACGAAAAGGCCATGCGAGAGCGAAACCGCTTGCTCAAAGACATGGTCCGCGATGCCCATTGGTACGCCGCTCTTGAGATGCAGATGGCGCAAGCGGGCGCGGTCATCACCGCCAACCGCCAGCGGGCGATTTCCGAACTGATCGACGCGCAGCAAGCTGCAGAGACCGCGTTTCCCGTGGCTGACCTGGTGCTCATTCAGTCGGATGGCACGCCTGTCGGCGAGGATGACCTGCGCCAAGCCTTTGCTGACAATCGCCAACGCGATATGGCCGCTGGACGCACGCTCATCGGCCCGCATCGCAGCGATCTGGGGGCGACGTTTGCAGCCAAAGGCGTTCCTGCCGCTGATTGTTCGACGGGCGAGCAGAAGGCCCTGCTGATCTCGCTGATCCTTGCGAACGGGCGGGCGTTGGCCTTTGAGCTGGATGTACCGCCGATCCTGCTTCTGGACGAAGTGGCGGCCCATCTTGACGCCGGACGGCGTGCCGCGCTCTATGACGAGATCGCCGCGTTGGGCGCGCAGGCGTTTATGACGGGCACCGGACCCGAGTTGTTTGCCGAACTGGAAAATCGCGCTCAATATGTGGAAGTGACCGAGGAATCGGGCACCTCCATCACCACGCAAAAGGACCATCCATGA
- the dnaN gene encoding DNA polymerase III subunit beta, producing the protein MKFTMERATLLKAVAQAQSVVERRNTIPILANVLIEAEGDTVMFRATDLDIEVVDRADAKVERAGSTTVAAVTLNEIVRKLPDGALVTLTEDGNKGRLSIEAGRSNFSLATLPKDDFPVMASSDYDTSFTCPAPVLRRLFDKSKFAISTEETRYYLNGVYMHVADSDGGKVLRCVATDGHRLARIDADIPEGASGMPGVIVPRKTVGELRKLLDDDEMQIEVSVSETKVRFATPNLTLTSKVIDGTFPDYSRVIPAGNTRKLEVDASEFAKAVDRVATVSSERSRAVKLSLDEDRLVLSVNAPDSGAATEELAVAYGDERLEIGFNAKYLLEIASQVDRENAVFMFNSSGDPTLMREGNDTSAVYVVMPMRV; encoded by the coding sequence ATGAAATTCACGATGGAACGGGCAACGCTTCTCAAGGCTGTTGCGCAGGCACAATCGGTTGTCGAACGTCGGAACACGATCCCGATCCTCGCCAACGTGCTGATCGAAGCCGAAGGCGATACCGTCATGTTCCGCGCCACCGACCTCGACATCGAAGTCGTTGATCGCGCCGACGCCAAGGTCGAACGTGCGGGCTCCACCACTGTGGCCGCCGTCACCCTGAACGAGATTGTCCGCAAGCTGCCCGACGGCGCGCTCGTGACCCTGACCGAAGACGGCAACAAGGGCCGCCTGTCGATCGAGGCCGGCCGCTCGAACTTCAGCCTCGCGACCCTGCCCAAGGACGACTTCCCCGTGATGGCGTCCTCGGACTACGATACCAGCTTCACCTGCCCCGCGCCGGTCCTGCGTCGCCTCTTCGACAAGTCGAAGTTCGCGATCTCGACCGAAGAGACCCGCTACTACCTCAACGGCGTTTACATGCACGTCGCCGATAGCGATGGCGGCAAGGTTCTGCGCTGCGTTGCCACCGACGGTCACCGTCTGGCCCGCATCGATGCCGACATCCCCGAAGGCGCCTCCGGTATGCCGGGCGTGATCGTTCCGCGCAAAACCGTGGGCGAGCTGCGCAAGCTGCTGGACGACGACGAGATGCAGATCGAGGTTTCGGTGTCCGAAACCAAGGTCCGGTTCGCGACCCCGAACCTGACGCTGACCTCCAAGGTCATCGACGGCACCTTCCCCGACTACAGCCGCGTGATCCCCGCAGGCAACACCCGCAAGCTCGAGGTGGACGCCAGCGAATTCGCCAAGGCCGTCGACCGCGTTGCGACCGTCTCGTCGGAGCGGAGCCGCGCCGTGAAACTGTCGCTCGACGAGGACCGTCTGGTGCTCTCCGTCAACGCGCCCGACAGCGGTGCCGCGACCGAAGAATTGGCCGTCGCTTACGGTGACGAGCGCCTCGAGATCGGCTTCAACGCCAAGTATCTCCTTGAAATCGCAAGCCAGGTCGACCGCGAGAACGCTGTCTTCATGTTCAATTCTTCGGGCGATCCGACTCTGATGCGCGAAGGTAACGACACCAGCGCCGTCTACGTCGTCATGCCGATGCGCGTGTGA
- the gyrB gene encoding DNA topoisomerase (ATP-hydrolyzing) subunit B — MSEEEQKPAEYGADSIKVLKGLDAVRKRPGMYIGDTDDGSGLHHMIYEAVDNGIDEALAGHADYVSVRIHADNSVSVTDNGRGIPVDMHSEEGVSAAEVIMTQLHAGGKFDQNSYKVSGGLHGVGISVVNALSDWLELRIWRNDKEHYVRFERGETVKSLEVVGPANGQKGTQVRFLASSKTNDPNGTFLNLEYQYETLEKRLRELAFLNSGVRILLEDDRPAEPIKNELYYDGGVREFVKYLDRSKHPLMPEPIYVAGEKDGIGVEVSMWWNDSYHETVLPFTNNIPQRDGGTHLAGFRAALTRVLTKYAQEHGIGKKEKVSFTGDDAREGLTCVLSVKVPDPKFSSQTKDKLVSSEVRPAVENLTGEKLSEWFEENPQIAKNIVGKIVEAAMAREAARKARELTRRKTAMDVNFLAGKLKDCSEKDPSKTEVFLVEGDSAGGSAQTGRDRGTQAILPLRGKILNVERARFDRMLSSQEIGNLVMALGTGIGRDEFNLSKLRYHKIVIMTDADVDGAHIRTLLLTFFFRQMPELIEAGHLYIAQPPLYKATRGKSEVYLKDQAAMDEYLINQGIDSALLRLADGAELAGQDLLRVVEDARSLKRVLDAFPTHYPRHILEQAAIAGAFIPGAVDSDLQGVADKVAQRLDLIALEYEKGWSGRITQDHGIRLARILRGVEEVRTLDGPMLRSGEARKTGSFTQALQEVYDRPAKLVRKDREQWIYGPMDLLNAILAEGEKGLSIQRYKGLGEMNPDQLWETTLDPDARTLLQVSVDDMNDADDIFTKLMGDEVEPRREFIQQNALSVENLDF, encoded by the coding sequence ATGTCTGAAGAAGAGCAGAAGCCGGCAGAGTACGGCGCCGATTCCATTAAGGTTCTCAAGGGTTTGGACGCTGTCCGCAAGCGCCCTGGGATGTATATCGGCGACACGGACGATGGTTCGGGTCTGCACCATATGATCTACGAGGCCGTTGATAACGGCATCGACGAAGCACTGGCCGGTCACGCCGACTACGTATCCGTGCGAATTCACGCCGATAACTCGGTTTCCGTCACCGACAACGGTCGCGGTATTCCGGTCGATATGCACTCCGAAGAGGGCGTGTCCGCAGCCGAGGTCATCATGACCCAGCTCCACGCCGGCGGTAAGTTCGACCAGAACTCCTACAAGGTGTCCGGCGGTCTGCACGGCGTCGGTATTTCCGTTGTGAACGCGCTATCCGACTGGCTCGAACTGCGTATCTGGCGCAACGACAAGGAACACTACGTCCGTTTCGAACGCGGCGAGACCGTTAAATCGCTCGAAGTCGTCGGCCCCGCCAACGGCCAGAAGGGGACGCAGGTCCGCTTCCTCGCGTCGTCCAAGACGAACGATCCGAACGGCACGTTCCTCAACCTCGAATACCAGTACGAAACGCTCGAAAAGCGTCTGCGCGAACTGGCGTTCCTGAACTCCGGCGTCCGCATCCTGCTCGAAGACGACCGTCCGGCGGAGCCGATCAAGAACGAGCTCTACTACGACGGCGGCGTGCGCGAATTCGTCAAATACCTCGACCGTTCGAAGCATCCGCTGATGCCCGAACCGATCTATGTCGCGGGCGAAAAAGACGGCATCGGCGTCGAGGTTTCGATGTGGTGGAACGACAGCTACCACGAAACCGTACTGCCCTTTACGAACAACATTCCACAGCGTGACGGTGGTACCCACCTCGCCGGTTTCCGTGCCGCGCTGACCCGTGTTCTGACCAAATACGCGCAGGAACACGGCATCGGCAAAAAGGAAAAGGTCTCCTTCACCGGTGACGACGCCCGCGAGGGTCTGACTTGCGTTCTGTCGGTGAAAGTGCCCGATCCGAAGTTCAGCTCGCAGACCAAGGACAAGCTCGTTTCGTCCGAAGTCCGCCCTGCTGTCGAAAACCTCACCGGCGAAAAGCTGTCCGAGTGGTTCGAAGAAAACCCGCAGATCGCGAAGAACATCGTCGGCAAGATCGTCGAGGCCGCCATGGCCCGCGAAGCGGCCCGCAAAGCCCGCGAACTCACCCGCCGCAAGACCGCGATGGACGTGAACTTCCTCGCTGGCAAACTCAAGGACTGCTCTGAAAAGGATCCGTCCAAGACCGAAGTCTTCCTCGTCGAGGGTGACTCGGCAGGTGGTTCCGCACAGACGGGCCGTGACCGCGGTACGCAGGCCATCCTGCCGCTGCGCGGTAAGATCCTGAACGTGGAACGCGCCCGTTTCGACCGGATGCTGTCCTCGCAGGAAATCGGCAACCTCGTGATGGCGCTCGGCACCGGCATTGGCCGCGACGAGTTCAACCTGTCGAAGCTGCGTTACCACAAGATCGTCATCATGACCGACGCGGACGTCGACGGTGCGCACATCCGTACGCTGCTGCTGACGTTCTTCTTCCGCCAGATGCCAGAGCTGATCGAAGCCGGTCACCTCTACATCGCGCAGCCGCCGCTGTATAAAGCGACCCGTGGTAAGTCCGAGGTTTACCTGAAAGATCAGGCCGCTATGGACGAATACCTGATCAATCAGGGGATCGATTCCGCTCTGCTGCGTCTGGCCGACGGCGCCGAACTGGCCGGTCAGGACCTTCTGCGCGTTGTAGAGGATGCCCGCAGCCTCAAGCGTGTTCTGGACGCCTTCCCGACGCACTATCCGCGTCACATCCTCGAACAGGCCGCCATCGCCGGCGCCTTCATTCCGGGTGCTGTGGATAGCGATCTTCAGGGCGTCGCCGACAAGGTTGCGCAGCGTCTCGACCTCATCGCGCTCGAATACGAAAAAGGCTGGTCCGGCCGCATCACGCAGGACCACGGCATCCGTCTGGCCCGTATTCTGCGCGGCGTCGAAGAGGTTCGTACACTCGACGGCCCGATGCTCCGCTCGGGTGAGGCACGCAAGACCGGCTCCTTCACGCAGGCGCTTCAGGAAGTCTACGATCGCCCCGCCAAGCTCGTCCGCAAGGACCGCGAGCAGTGGATTTACGGCCCGATGGACCTGCTGAACGCCATTCTGGCCGAAGGCGAAAAGGGTCTCTCGATCCAGCGCTACAAGGGTCTGGGCGAAATGAACCCCGATCAGCTGTGGGAAACCACGCTCGATCCGGACGCCCGCACGCTGCTTCAGGTGAGCGTCGACGACATGAACGATGCCGACGACATCTTCACCAAGCTGATGGGCGACGAGGTGGAACCCCGCCGCGAGTTCATCCAGCAGAACGCGCTCTCGGTCGAAAACCTCGACTTCTAA